The DNA sequence CATTGAGCTCCAGTAAGGGTGCCGATCATCACAATACGAAGAGGAAGACCACGGGTAAAGAGACCCCACACCCCTAGCTTCTTCACAGCCTGGAACAAAGGAAAATTTATTAGGGGGAAGAAAAAACTGGGGAAGTTGATGGTAGAAATACAGATCCCAATTGAATCCAGGCTACTGTCGCTACTCACATCACCCACAGAGGCCCCCTGGGAATTGTTGAGGAAGGAGACAAGATTGTCAGCTGGGTGAGAGACAACAGCACAGAAAACACCAGCCACATATCCACCAGCAAAGCTAACACCCAGCTGTAAAGATTTGCTGCATTGCTCCTTTGGGGTGGGAATGGCGTACTTGTACATCATCTCCACAACAGTCTCAAAGGTTGCAAACTTCATCATGGTATCTGCAAACATTAAAGGAAAATTCCTTGATATTACAACAAAAATATAAGTAGACATAAAGCTTTAACACCATGACATCTGCAATCCAATTAGTGGCTGTTAGGACCTTCCAGAATCCAAGGTACCTTGAACTGGAACAAACTGGGAACCATAAGGGATTCTGTTATACCACTGTTTGATCCTCATGTATGAAAAGGATACAAAACTACACCTTAATTTGAAGTTTGAATTCTGATGAAGCATGGAAATTCCATTAAGTAGTGGCACTACAGTAGTCCAATCAGACAGTTCATATAAACAGGTAAGAGGTTTTAATTATCCGACCAGGCACTTACTGAAGCCGTAAATGCTATTTACATTGACAGAAACTTTTAGCCAGCTCACACTGATCCCGGCAACAAATGTAACTATGGCCGTAAGGACTTATATCAACAACTTTATGAACCACAACATGCAACACAACAAACATGAAGTAGAGGAACAACTCTGAAGGATATAAacatagggcccgtttgataacgattcaagaaacgcgtttctgccgtttctggatgtaacggaacaaaaagcgtttgataaaactgtttcgtttcacttgttttcagaaatagaaattaaaaattctacctatttatggttcaagaaacgacccaggccattctttcgcttgttactatcgacttccagaaacatgacttatcaaacaccttcaattccgtttctgtttctagaaacggaaatttatgtttctgtcatttctgagaaacggcaaaaacgttatcaaacaggcccatAGTCACAAAACTAAGAACCAGAAACCCTTCCAGCTCAGGTCACTCAGGTTGGAGAAGAGAAATCATTCATCTATGATGCCATGCTAAGTAAAATCACTAAGATTAGATCTGGTGGCAAGTAAAGGGGAATGACGGGAAGTGAAACTAgtctagaaaataaaatgaaaaatattctaATCATAATCTAAAAACAAACTAAATATCTTTTCAAATATGGTAATAAAACTTTTTAAATGGGATCCTTATATTCCTATTCAAATCCAAGGAATTTGGttgcaaagtaaaataaaaattaattactagatttggaatgtttttgggttagTTACAGATACATTTTctgtaatgattataaaagctTCCATTCtagttttgttttaattttattttcgaGCCTAAGAAAACCAACTCACTGAAGCACTCACTTTCTCACATTTTTTACTTTAGATCAACATATCTGATTCCCAGGATGATCCAAACCAGAAAGTTAGTAACAATAAATGGATCAGGGTGGGATACGCTGAATATATCACATGAAATTACAAGCAAGCCAAGTTTGACCTCACTGCAACCATTTTCTACAATAAATGTTGCAAACCTAAAAAATCTAAAATGCACCATAATTTTTCTAATCTTATACAATAAACCAACCATTAGAAATATCTTTAGGCAAAGCCCATTTTGCATGATAATCACTGGCACTGTATGTACAGATCAGACCATCGACAATGGAAAACATATATTCTGATGAGTAAGATGAATAACATGAAGTATAAGAGAAAATGTATCAGCTTACATGGAATTTGACGCCCCCATAGTGGAACAAGCCCTTTGTACAACCTGTAAAGATTTCATAGAGTTAAAAAAACAACACATAGCATTCAGCCACTCACCATGTATTCAGTTCTGTATAAAGTACAAATCTTAATTCATACAGAATCATATGCATTATGCATGTGTTGATGAATGAAGACATTACCCACTATATCCTTGTGCTTTGACAAACTTGGGGAACCCATCAGACAGACCCTTGGCAAACCCAGGCTGGGTTTGGACACGGACCTTCACCGCCTCCATAGGGCACAGGGCAATATCGGCAATCACTTCAGCAGATGCAGAACCAGCAAGGTAGATCAAGGTTTTGTACTTGGCTGCATACTCAGGCCCAGCAATGTCTGAGTAGTACTTCTTAAAGAACTCATAGAATCCAAATTTGCAGGCACCCTGCATGCTATACCCAAGCAGGGTTGGCACCCAACCCCTGAAGAAACCTTTAACCCCCTGCTCTTTAAGCAAAACTCCAAACCCAGAACTGATGCTCTTGTACTTTGCGGGGTCGATCTGAGGAAATGACAACAAACAATGTTAATTAATATCATCCAATAAGAGTAACACAAACACGATTAAAATCCAAGATCACAAAGTAGTATATCACACACACAAAttcataaaacaacaataggggaaaatgaagaaagaactcCAAAAGGAGTTAAATCCTCCACCTGCCAATGGAAGGTGACAGATCTGAAGCTCGACAAAGATGAACAAGACAAAACTATGACATTGTAAGCATATGAGAGTCAAAACCAAATTAGTCAAGCACAGATTCAAATTATAACCGGGATAAACCAGTCGCATCAGAACCTCTCCACCCCTCTCTGCTTACAAAATCATTCTCCAAAATTATATTAACAGAAATAAGAGATTCGATTCAAATCTCATATCGACATACTAGAAACcaattccaaaagaaaaaggtcATAGAGAAATCCATTACAATAGATTCCAGGCAGCTCCACTCGATTCAAAACGTTCCAAATTAGAATGGTCATAACTCAATGTCTAAAGGAACTCAAGACAGAAAGATGAAGATATAACAACACTGAAAGATAAAACTAAGATCAGAATCGATAGACAAATGATGGATCGAAATCAGACCTGCATATTACATTTAACCAGATCCAGAGGAGTAACGGCCATATGAGTAAGTCCACAACTCAATATTCCACCAGCAGTACAAGCTGCGTAAAAAGCAGGGGAATACATAGCGATCTTCCCAGGCTCGCTGGGAGCAGGAATTACGAAACTTTTTGAAACTCCATTTGTAGTTGACAGGGATGATGGAGTTGATACCGATGGCGAGCTCTGTCTTCGGTTcaacaacttctcaaaatctAGGGTTTTATTCGACGGAGATGTCGAATAGAGAAAGCTTGGGACGAGAGATTGGCGAGCGTTATCGGAGAAAGCCATGTGTAGTATAAGGAAGGGAAGAACAGAAAAGGAGAAGGGTTGAGAAACTTCTTCCCCCGAGCTTTTATGTGAATAAAAGCTCCGCCGCAACTTCTCTCCTTCTATTGAGggtagaaagagaaaaagtgaaGCGAAAAGCTCGGAATCAACTCTCTACAGACCGAGGGTGAGAAACTTCTTCCCCCGATCTCTCTCACTTTCCGCCTCCGGCTGAAAACGTGATTTCTTCCCCGATTTCGTTGACACAGCTACCTCGCTTCGTTTATTTATAGAGTTCTCTATATCTAAATGACCTCCAATTTGCATAAATTTACGAATTCTGCCATTTACccccttttttaattttttttggtttggcaGAGCCGTGGCGTGTGGAGTTGTGCTCCCTGCAGACCATACTGTTGGAATACAATCACCTCCGTCATGTATGCTTCATTTATGTTAAGAGTCTTCATTTGTTCCAAAAACAACTTTGCCATAGATTAatcatttttaaatatttattttgccaaaaaaaaaatataatggtATACAGATGTGAGATAGCATGGAAAAATGTTCATAACATTTTAGCAACTAAAATTCCAATAATACTAAAATAGTTTTTAGgtctctcattttttattttttttgaataaacaTTAATATGATCAATAAATTAAACTTTAAGATGCAAAACGAGAGGGGAAATCCAAAATGGATTGTTACACTAGACAATTACTAGTGTTGGTCAGTTTCCTAACAATAGAGTACATTatgagcatggtttcaagtatccaTATTGTATCTATTATATCATATTGATATCTGTTAAGATCAATACCTGATACTTGATCAATTTGAATTGATTATCTATATTATTTTATaggtaaaataattaaaaaaattaattaattaattacagaAAAATGACTGATACACTCCAATCTGACTTGATCTAAATCCATACTAAATCCATCTTAAGAGGTCAAGGGATATCTACTTTTTGTATGAGtaagggaaaataaataaattcatgggtgagaaaaaaaataactgGATTGTTATGACTTGGGtgaaggaacaaaaaaaaaaaacataatgatgGTGGGCTTGTAATTATGTGGCCAAGTAAGGGCACTTGTAGAGGGAAAAACCGTATATTCCATGACATTTTTTTGTTTCGTCATGCGCCTCTCGCCATGCTTTGGTTTCTtgacatttttttatataaaaaaatgggATTCTTGTTCTTCCATTGGTTAGGAACGGCCACGAAATAGGGCGGAGGCAGTCTTTCAACGACTTTAGACCGCAAAAGTTGAAGATGGGCCCACAGAGAAGCCACGGTGATTGAGTCAACTCGGGCTGGTGGTGACGTTTGCCCTTATTTCATAGGGCGTGGAAAAGTGCGGGAGGAATTGAGGATACGCTTCTGTTATATCTAGGTCTGCCACGTGTGTGTCATGTTGGTTTTCAATGGCAAGAATCAGGCAATGACCGTGACGCTCTCACCGTTTACAACCAAATACACGCACCAAATATGTCACGCAATATGTAATGTGCCCAACCCAGCACGGGTATTTTGGTCAATTGATTCCTTGGAACTTTCTATTGGACTGTTCCATGATTTTCCGGTTAAGACATAGAGACCAAGTCTACACGTGAAAACATCTTTCGTAATGAGTGCGGAGGTGAGCATTAGATGATTGAGACGGTCTTGGCCCACATATTTGGATGTTCTTGGTCATTTAATGTTTACTGCACCACTATACTCCTTGCAGCCAATTACCGCTCGGTCTAGACAGCATACAAACCCCCCAAGGAACATATGGGTCATTTTACATTCCCTATGTTTCGGTGCCGAAAGGATTTAGTTGATGGTATCGTACTAATATAGGTCACTTACCAGCAATATCAATAGCaatattgattttattgttggGGATATGATGTCTTTAATTCCATCTGTGACAAAAATGGATCGAAATTCCGAAGGACAAGGTTTTTGTAAATTCTTATATGGGCATATCTGCAAATTTCCTATACATgattttgctatatatttgtagcgatgtttttttttcctgtaagtAAACTGAGAGAGATGTGAGAATgggcattgtaaccctattctcacattgatagtgaagtaggatttCATATCACGGAAGACGTAGACAATCTAGCTGAAActcgtaaatctatgtgcattatGTGATTACTTATTTTCTACATTGTTTTAAGGTTGTATTTCTACACGAATCATATCGACCAATAATCAATATTGATCACAAGATATAAATCGAGTGATATGATTGATCTAAGAATGTTGATACCTAATGAACTCGGGCTAATCTATATTAAAAATCAGCATAGGCCTTCCATGATCATGCCCAATTTGAATTGTACCAATTCTTGTATGGAAACAAGGTTACAGATCTACAACCCGATTCTAGAGTCCGAGTTCTAGACCTTTCGGGGAATCCATTAAGCCGATCCAAATCCCGATTTCAtgtttttaaaccctaaaagagAATGGCAACACAACCACACAAGTGTGACTAAAAAtgagtctgaaatttgacataggTGTGAAATCATCTATCATTTCTTGTCTTTGCAGAAGTGGATAATAGGTGCTCCGATTGGCCttgttttaaaaagaaaaaaaaaaataaaaattgtatcatagtattgggaaaattttttgtttgtttaatcCAATTCTATGTTTTAGCAACTAATGTGAGCACATCTCGCAAGTTTTTGGGAATAGCTATTCCATGGATGACTTTCCAAGTGGCATATGATGAAAATTGCCACATCAGCATTAGGTACCCATATGATAGAAATTGTCATATCAGCCCTGGAGATATCCTCTATTTTTGGAAACTGAAGCCTTTTTTGCTTTACCCCATATTTTGTATAAAGACTAAGAGGCCGTTTGGTATAGTtcataaaaaacgtttctagcgttttttcgtgttaatagaatgaaaaaactttGAAAACCGTTTGGCATGTTTAGGCTCCGTTCCAGTTTTTTCGAAACTGTCAGTGTGGTAAGAAACGAAAATTGCCCAATTTGACGAAACGCTTGGAGGCTGTTCCGTCGGCCACGTTTCGTTCCAAATTAATAGAGGGAGGAACTTTCGTTCCTGATTGTCCGCGATAGAGAGAGGATagcaaagaggaaagaagagagtgGCCAGCTGAATCTTCACCTCAGGTTTGTGCTTCgcctctcctccttcttctccttcttctccttcttcttcttcatttcttcttttcttcttctattcaacctcttcttcttcatcatctattgTAACCACAGAGAGGGTTTGTGTgaaatttaggggtttttttctccttcttcttcttcattttttcttttctaccagAGACAAAGATCGATTAGCTTAACAAAGTTCTGGTTTCGAATAGTCTGGAACTCgcacagagagaggagagaagaagaaacaggagcTCGCCCCCTTGTGAAATTTCCTCTGCAGGTAATTTCGATTTcggctcttcttctccttcttctttttcatctcttttaacctctttcttcttgtattctaacctcttctccttcttgttcatctattgtaatcacagagcaAGTATTGGgacaaattttagggtttttctagaCCCCCTATACAGAGAGGtaacgtcttcttcttctcttctatttcgtcttcttctcttctatttcttcttcttctcctttgcttCCTGAATCCATACACCTCTTGTAatattcttcttccccatttcttatTGTTTCTCTGTTATTTTAATTTCCCTGTTGTTAACGAGTCAACCTAGTGGTGAGAGATTTGTTGAATCTCTTTCATACCTTTCCCACTCATTATCAAATTTAGGGATTAGAATTGCTATTTCTGGATGACCCTCCCTGAAGAatcccaacccaaaaccctactgCAATAACTGAAAATCTggccttttctctctcctacggCAGACATAATTGCagaatttgtttttcttcaatCTTCGACTTTTGGGTCTCTTATTGGGTTGGATTTGATAGGGTTGGGAATTACAAACATGTTCTTAATTTCTCCTGAGATTTGGAGCCCTGTTTGAGGGGCTGGGTTGATTGCAAGGAGTCTCGTTACCACTGGTTTCTTGTTATCTATTGTGTAGTTAAAGAGGATATAAACTTCCCTTATTTATGAGTAAGATCCTCTACTTCACATATTATACTCAAGCCATGgtttctaaattttaatttggtttatctCCATTTCCCTTTTAAATACCAGAAACATGTCCCCATATTCCTTTTTATCTGAGTAGGGGATGCCCTATTTATGTGTAatctgatatttttcttttcattttagtgCTATTTGATCCTTTGAATAATTTCCTTTTAGGAGATATATGCAAAAGATGAGACTTATTGGTGACCATTTTATCCCTTTCTCGTGTGACTTGTTAAATTtaattcaacaacaacaactcaggcTTGTTAAATTTAATAATATGGTCAATAGTGCATCTTGGTATGGGGGCTGTGGTGATTCTGAGTAATGGTGCCTGATTTATGGAAGTAGGGACTATATTTCTTGTTGGTAGAGAAATCTGGAGACAGTTTCAGGCACCACATTTTGATATCTTAAGTGGAGATTGACACCAAGGATACTCTAGTGAATGATGGTGCTATGCACAAACAATTTCTACCCANNNNNNNNNNNNNNNNNNNNNNNNNNNNNNNNNNNNNNNNNNNNNNNNNNNNNNNNNNNNNNNNNNNNNNNNNNNNNNNNNNNNNNNNNNNNNNNNNNNNTGTTTTTGCATCTGCCTCTCTGTtaaataattcatcattcatcCCAGCCACCTCTATCATATCTTGAACCTTCTTTAATTCCAGCTTTGCTTTATCGACCTCATCATTCAGGTTAGGAAAATTGGCCCTCGCCCAAACCTTTAAATTCTCCTTGACCTGCTTTAATTTTTGTGCCAGAACGAAAATTGGATTACCCCCTATCGAAGTTTTCCAAGCTTCCTCAACCACAGagataaattgatcattttccatccaaaagctATGGAATCTAAAGGGAATATTTGTAGGTCTTTGAACATCATCAGAGACAACAATTAAAGGGGCATGATCTGATACCGAAGACAACAAAACACGCTGCTTCACATTTCTAAACACATCTATCCACTTCCCATTACAAAAACTCCGATCCAACACTGCAACTGCATGACCCCTTCGACGATTATTagtccaagtgaatttctttccctgagaagGGATAGAAAGCAATTCACACGCATCAACCATTGCCTGGAATTCAGCAGCTGATCCAAGATTAAACTTACCAggacctcttttctcatgcGAGAACAgggttgcattgaaatcccccatCACAGACCACGGAACCAAAGCTGATATCGACAACTCCAAATCTAACCACAATTGCCTACACATAATTTTAAAAGAACTTGCATGTACAAAAGAAATACCCACTTTACTACCTGGCCAATCAAAGATGACTGATATATATTGATCAGACATACCTGCAACAACTGGTCTCGAAACCCCCAACTTCcatataatccataaatttgggacTTTGTCATCCcgaaaattatgaatgaaatccACTGCATACCCCAaccgactaaagaaaataacaggAAATTTACATACCTGAACCATGGGTTCAGCCAAGCATAACACATCCGGGGCATGCTCCTTCACCAGTAGACGTAAAGCGCACAACCCTGCTGCCTTCCTAACACCCCGAATGTTCCAATACAGAATCTTCATGAATTACTTCTTagagaattgatttttatcagaCTTTTTAGCCTGACAacctgttttctttctttgctttccaCCCTCAAGCATACCTCCGGCCTCCTTCTCCCGAGCCACTGCCACCGTATCCATTCTTATAATTTCTGAATGCACAATAGAGACTGTTCCCCTTGAACATTCCACCCTGGGCAAAGAAGAAACCACATGATCCTCACCAGGGTCTTCAACAACTGGCTGCATAGCACTAGCCATGGCAACACCACGTCCAGGTCCTTGACCCCCACCGAGCCTTCTATAACGAGAAGGATACCTCCCCTCCGGAACAGTAACCTCGCCCATAGGAGTAAGCTCCATTCTGGGTTCATTCCCCCCCAATGGATCCACTGGCGGATCACCAGGAACTCCATGGAGCGGGTTCTCAGTTGGGTTTGGATCAGAGTCAACATCCGATCCCTCATCCATTCGAAATACCTCTCCTTCCTTAGGAAGAATATTAgaaatctctccttccttatTTATAGGATTAGAATCAGACTCTAATTCTATAACCGTCCCTGACACAAAGCCTTCCTTAATTCCATAATTTTCATCTCCGTTGGACTCCTTTCCTAAAACGTTTGAGACAGAGTTGGAAggattcaaaaatatttgaatatctCCCCCAGCCTTAGACGAATTTGAATTAGGAGAGATTTGATCATGAATAGGATCAAAATTATTCTGCTGATGTGGCAAAGATCTTCCCCTAGAAAGAGACTCTCTCACCGAGTTACTCCCACCTGAGTTGACTCCATCTTCAACATATACCGCCCCTGGAACCTTTGCTAATTTATCAGCCGCACTTTGCTTTTCATCATCCAATCTTTTCAGCCTACACTTGGAAATCAAATGTCCGACTCGTTTGCAATATCCACAACGCTCCACATTATCTTCATACACCACCTTTTGACAGAAACCATACACCTGAGATGTACCTGGTTCTAATCTTTCCACCTGTACTTCCTCCACCCTCTCTGCCAAGTCAGAGAtatcaacctccaccagcaCTCTCGCAAAGAAGCCAAGAATGCCTTGTCTTGTTCGTCTGTCTAGGGACACAGGGCGCCCTACTGCCTTTGCTATAGACAATAACACATTTTCGTGCCAGTATTCAAGCGGGAGATCAGGAAACCGTATCCATACAAGCTTTGTGAGAAGTTGCTTCTCGTGAATATTGAAATCAGGTTTCCAATGTTGAAATCGAATGACCTGATCACCAATCCTAAAGGGAGACCTTCGCCACACCGCTGCCTTGTCGCCCTCgcactgaaattgaaaaattacataacCTTTTCCCAATGGATGCATAAGCACCCCTTGACTGAGATTCCATTTTTCCCGAGCCTCCGCTCTCAAACCATCCAAAGAGATCAATCGGAAGTTAACCCTACCGATTAAGGCAAAACGAAAATTTTGTCTCTTCAATTCATAGTCTCTCTGCGGGATCATTACTCGTCTTTTACTCCCTACCTGAATCGGCTCTGGGAGAGTGTCAATGGCAGGCCAAGACGAAAAACCCAAGGCTTTTGCATATGTACGTCGCTGGCCTGCATCCTTGTGCCTTTCATCCTGTGGAGGACCATCTGGACCACGATCCAGAGACTCCCGAGCTCCACCATCGTCATCCTCCACAGCCATAGCTCCATTCTCCCCTGAATCgccagacactctctctcctccaaaatGCATGGTCTAGTGACCTGACGAAGACAGAAAGAGAGGCTGGACTGATCGGAGATCTTCAGATCCAGAGAAATCAGCAAGGGCTGGACAGAGAAATCAGTTCTTCAGAGTTCGGTGTGTTGGATCTGATCGGAGTTCGGTGAAGCTGAAATTCAgtggagaagagttttcagatctgctcggatcttctcggatctgctcagatctgcatcttcttcttcttcttcttcttcttcttcttcttcttcttcttcttcttctctacttcCTTACTGCTGGAACAACCGAACCTGCACCAGAGACTTAAATTTCTTCAAATACTCTACTAAATTCCAGTTGTTGAGATCCAGgaggaataggaaagaagacGGAGGCTTCAGTTCGACTAGCTCCAGATATCGCCCTTCAACCCGCCGGCAACTCTGAGACAGATCTGAGATGAACGAGATCGGCTCTGAGATGAACGACGAGAGAGATCGGCTCTGAGATGATTCATCTGAGATGATCTGAGATGAACGAGATCGGCTCTGGGACGCTGCTTTGCTAACAATGAACGATAA is a window from the Macadamia integrifolia cultivar HAES 741 chromosome 5, SCU_Mint_v3, whole genome shotgun sequence genome containing:
- the LOC122080205 gene encoding mitochondrial phosphate carrier protein 3, mitochondrial-like — protein: MAFSDNARQSLVPSFLYSTSPSNKTLDFEKLLNRRQSSPSVSTPSSLSTTNGVSKSFVIPAPSEPGKIAMYSPAFYAACTAGGILSCGLTHMAVTPLDLVKCNMQIDPAKYKSISSGFGVLLKEQGVKGFFRGWVPTLLGYSMQGACKFGFYEFFKKYYSDIAGPEYAAKYKTLIYLAGSASAEVIADIALCPMEAVKVRVQTQPGFAKGLSDGFPKFVKAQGYSGLYKGLVPLWGRQIPYTMMKFATFETVVEMMYKYAIPTPKEQCSKSLQLGVSFAGGYVAGVFCAVVSHPADNLVSFLNNSQGASVGDAVKKLGVWGLFTRGLPLRIVMIGTLTGAQWVIYDAFKVFVGLPTTGGAAPPPATAPEP